The Phyllopteryx taeniolatus isolate TA_2022b chromosome 7, UOR_Ptae_1.2, whole genome shotgun sequence genome has a segment encoding these proteins:
- the fam20b gene encoding glycosaminoglycan xylosylkinase: MKLKQRVVLLCAVLLLLGLAKIFLLDGGEGSAASRRDLRAFRKMEAGLSLSRGARLAHTLQSPWEIASQWVGPREVYPEEAPELAAVLTALGQARIERADVGYKGTQLKALLVLDGGQKVVFKPKRYSRDYVVEGEPYAGYDRHNAEVAAFHLDRILGFRRAPLVAGRHVNLRTEIKPVASEQLLSTFLAQGNNTCFYGKCYYCRESEPACGQGDIMEGSLTLWLPDVWPLQKHRHPWGRTYREGKLARWEYDESYCSAVKKMAPYDAGPRLLDVIDTAIFDYLIGNADRHHYESFQDDGGASMLILLDNAKSFGNAALDERSILAPLYQCCMIRVSTWNRLNLLRSGALSAAMRQALAFDPIRPVLAEPHLAALDRRLAGIVAAVKQCTEARGPDDTLVEDRMNLPHP, translated from the exons ATGAAGCTGAAGCAGCGTGTGGTTCTGCTGTGCGCTGTGCTCCTCCTGCTGGGCCTGGCCAAGATCTTCCTGCTGGACGGTGGCGAGGGCTCGGCGGCCAGCAGGCGAGACCTCCGGGCCTTCCGCAAG ATGGAGGCCGGCCTTTCGCTGTCACGGGGCGCCCGCCTGGCCCACACCCTGCAGTCTCCGTGGGAGATAGCCAGCCAGTGGGTGGGCCCCCGAGAGGTGTACCCCGAGGAGGCGCCCGAGCTGGCCGCCGTGCTCACCGCCCTTGGCCAAGCCCGCATCGAGCGTGCCGACGTGGGCTACAAGGGCACCCAGCTCAAGGCCCTGCTGGTGCTGGACGGGGGGCAGAAGGTGGTCTTCAAACCCAAAAG ATACAGTCGCGACTATGTGGTCGAAGGGGAGCCGTATGCCGGTTACGACCGACACAACGCCGAGGTGGCCGCCTTTCACCTGGACAG AATCTTGGGCTTCAGGAGAGCGCCCCTGGTGGCGGGGAGGCACGTGAACTTGCGCACGGAGATCAAGCCAGTGGCCAGCGAGCAGCTGCTCAGCACCTTCCTGGCTCAGGGTAACAACACATGCTTCTACGGGAAATGTTACTACTGTCGGGAGAGCGAGCCTGCGTGCGGCCAGGGCGACATCATGGAGGGATCTTTGACGCTGTGGCTGCCCGACGTGTGGCCGTTGCAGAAGCACCGACACCCCTGGGGACGCACGTACCGCGAGGGCAAGCTCGCCAG GTGGGAGTACGACGAGAGCTACTGCTCCGCGGTGAAAAAGATGGCGCCATACGACGCTGGACCGCGCCTGCTGGACGTCATCGACACGGCCATCTTCGATTATTTGATCGGGAACGCCGACCGCCATCACTACGAGAGTTTCCAGGACGACGGCGGCGCCAGCATGCTTATACTGCTGGACAACGCCAAGAG CTTTGGGAACGCCGCCCTTGACGAGCGCAGCATCCTGGCGCCGCTCTACCAGTGCTGCAT GATCCGCGTTTCCACCTGGAACCGGCTCAACCTGCTCCGGAGCGGCGCACTGAGCGCGGCCATGCGCCAGGCGCTAGCGTTCGACCCCATCCGGCCCGTCCTGGCCGAGCCGCACTTGGCCGCCCTGGACCGGCGCCTGGCCGGCATAGTGGCCGCTGTCAAGCAGTGCACAGAGGCCCGGGGCCCTGACGATACCCTGGTGGAGGACCGCATGAACCTGCCACACCCGTGA